A window of Micromonospora eburnea genomic DNA:
GGGCATGCCGGTCTCCGACGCCACCGGCGGCTATCGGGTGTACCGGTCGACGGCGCTGGACGCCATCGACCTGGACTCGGTGCGCTCCCAGGGGTACGCGTTCCAGGTGGAGCTGTCCCGCCTGGCGCACCGGGCCGGGGTGCGGATCGTGGAGGTGCCGATCACCTTCGCCGAGCGGGAGCACGGCGACAGCAAGATGAGCCCGCTGATCGTGGCCGAGGCGTTGTGGCGGATCACCAGTTGGGGGCTGCGGGACCGCGCGGCGGCCGGGCGGGGCCGGCCCGACGAGTTGGCCCGGTGGCCGTGAGCTCCGGCGTGTCATGCTGGAGAGGCGTGATGGCCCGTGGCTGAAGAGGTGAGATGCGCCGAGGAATGAGGTACGTACCGCCGGCCCTGCTGCTGCTCGCGGTGCTGGAGCTGACCGTTTTCGTCCTGGTGGGCCGGGGCGTCGGGTTCGGCCTCGCCCTGCTGCTGGTGTTCGCGGTGTCCCTGCTCGGGCTGGCGCTGCTGCGTCGGGAGGGGATGCGGGCGTGGCGGGGCTTCCGCGCCGCGGCCGCGTCCGGGCAGCCGCCGGGGCGGCAGGTCACCGAGGGCCTGGTCGGGTTGGCGGGTGCGTTGCTGCTGGCGTTGCCCGGCCTGGTCACCGGGGCGCTGGGGCTGCTGTTGCTGCTGCCGCCCGTGCGGCGGCTGGCCCGCGCCGGCGCGCAACGTGCCACCGAGCGGCGGGTGTCGTCGATGGTCGCCGGTGACCTGTTCGGCCCCCGCCGGGTCCGGGTGTACCGGGGGGCGCCGCAGCAGACGCCGCAGACGCCGCAGCCGGTCGCGGAGCCGGGCCAGGCCATCGAGGGCGAGATCGTCGAGCCGCGGCGGCCCTGAGTGAGACGTGACGAAGCGCCCCCGGGGTGACCCCGGGGGCGCTTCGGTCGTTTGGCGTGCTCAGGCGCGGCCGCGGCGGGTGCGGACCTCCTGGAGCCGCTCGGCGAGGATGTCCTCCAGCTCGGCGATGGACCGCCGCTCCAGCAGCATGTCCCAGTGGGTACGCGGTGGCTTGGCCTTCTTCTGCTCCGGCTCGCTGCCGTCGACCAGCCGGGCGACGCTGCCGTCGAACTTGCACTCCCAGGTCGTCGGGACCTCGGCGTCGACGGCGAACG
This region includes:
- a CDS encoding FxsA family protein is translated as MRRGMRYVPPALLLLAVLELTVFVLVGRGVGFGLALLLVFAVSLLGLALLRREGMRAWRGFRAAAASGQPPGRQVTEGLVGLAGALLLALPGLVTGALGLLLLLPPVRRLARAGAQRATERRVSSMVAGDLFGPRRVRVYRGAPQQTPQTPQPVAEPGQAIEGEIVEPRRP
- a CDS encoding RNA polymerase-binding protein RbpA; amino-acid sequence: MGERMLRGSRLGAVSYESDRNTELAPRQTREYLCAKGHQFEVPFAVDAEVPTTWECKFDGSVARLVDGSEPEQKKAKPPRTHWDMLLERRSIAELEDILAERLQEVRTRRGRA